From a single Streptomyces sp. NBC_00377 genomic region:
- a CDS encoding TVP38/TMEM64 family protein, translated as MLDATTRSGGTATAPPRATATELVVPALAPVPRTVPVTASVASAAVAPGGFAARCTRVLLSPWSRFALLVTLLAAAASSVLLFEPQKLLADGWPPQLGGASAAAVFALAYGLCTVAFVPRPLLNLAAGALFGSQWGIAAALAGTVLGAGISFGLGRLLGQEALRPLLRGRLLKAADGQLSRHGMRSMLAARLFPGVPFWAANYCAAVSRMGWLSFLVATALGSIPNTAAYVVAGARASSPTSPAFLIAMACIALPALLGAVVAWRKRHHLRRP; from the coding sequence ATGCTCGATGCCACCACCCGCTCTGGGGGCACCGCCACGGCCCCTCCCCGGGCCACCGCCACGGAGCTCGTCGTCCCCGCGCTCGCTCCCGTGCCCCGCACCGTGCCCGTCACCGCGTCCGTCGCTTCGGCGGCCGTCGCGCCCGGCGGCTTCGCCGCGCGCTGCACGAGAGTGCTCCTCTCGCCCTGGTCGCGGTTCGCGCTGCTGGTCACGCTGCTCGCGGCGGCCGCGTCGAGCGTGCTGCTCTTCGAGCCGCAGAAACTCCTCGCGGACGGCTGGCCACCCCAGTTGGGCGGCGCCTCGGCGGCCGCGGTCTTCGCGTTGGCCTACGGCCTGTGCACCGTGGCGTTCGTTCCGCGACCGCTGCTGAACCTGGCCGCGGGCGCGCTGTTCGGCTCGCAGTGGGGCATCGCCGCGGCGCTGGCGGGCACGGTGCTGGGAGCCGGTATCAGCTTCGGGCTCGGCCGGCTCCTCGGGCAGGAGGCGCTGCGACCACTGCTGCGCGGCCGGCTGCTCAAGGCGGCGGACGGGCAGCTGAGCCGCCACGGCATGCGCTCGATGCTGGCGGCCCGTCTGTTCCCGGGGGTGCCGTTCTGGGCCGCGAACTACTGCGCCGCCGTCTCCCGCATGGGCTGGCTGTCCTTCCTGGTGGCGACGGCGCTGGGTTCGATCCCGAACACCGCCGCGTACGTCGTCGCCGGGGCCCGCGCCTCCTCGCCCACCTCGCCGGCCTTCCTGATCGCCATGGCCTGCATCGCCTTGCCGGCCCTGCTCGGCGCGGTGGTGGCCTGGCGCAAGCGCCACCATCTGCGCCGGCCGTAG
- a CDS encoding DNA alkylation repair protein encodes MTVTGADTIGVPDSVLADLVLERLTTVYGAAADPGRAAAMRAYMKDVAPFLGLPTPARRALSRTVLAGTARPDEGDCTAVALRCWALPQREYHYFAVDYLRRYAPRLSSSFLPVARRLVTTVSWWDTVDLLAAHVVGALVEADPRLRADMDAWIVDENLWVARTALLHQLRYKEHTDTDRLFAYCLRRSGHPDFFVRKAIGWSLREYAKTDPAAVSAFVARERGRFAPLTVREALRNIGDTATPPGGS; translated from the coding sequence ATGACGGTCACAGGTGCGGACACGATCGGCGTGCCGGACAGCGTTCTCGCCGACCTTGTGCTGGAGCGGCTGACGACCGTCTACGGCGCCGCGGCCGACCCGGGCCGGGCGGCGGCCATGCGCGCGTACATGAAGGACGTCGCCCCGTTCCTGGGCCTGCCCACCCCCGCCCGGCGGGCCCTGTCGCGCACCGTCCTGGCGGGAACGGCCCGTCCGGACGAGGGCGACTGCACGGCGGTCGCGCTGCGCTGCTGGGCGCTGCCGCAGCGGGAGTACCACTACTTCGCCGTCGACTATCTGCGCCGGTACGCGCCCCGCCTCTCGTCCTCGTTCCTGCCCGTCGCACGCCGGCTGGTGACCACGGTCTCGTGGTGGGACACGGTCGACCTGCTCGCCGCACACGTGGTCGGCGCGCTCGTCGAGGCCGACCCCCGGCTCCGCGCGGACATGGACGCCTGGATCGTCGACGAAAACCTGTGGGTCGCCCGCACCGCGCTGCTCCACCAACTCCGTTACAAGGAACACACCGACACCGACCGGCTGTTCGCCTACTGCCTGCGCCGGTCGGGCCACCCCGACTTCTTCGTCCGCAAGGCCATCGGCTGGTCCCTGCGCGAGTACGCCAAGACCGACCCGGCGGCCGTCAGCGCCTTCGTCGCCCGCGAGCGGGGACGCTTCGCGCCGCTGACGGTGCGTGAGGCGCTGAGGAACATCGGGGACACGGCGACGCCGCCCGGCGGGTCATGA
- the tuf gene encoding elongation factor Tu, whose translation MPKTAYVRTKPHLNIGTMGHVDHGKTTLTAAITKVLADRGNGTFVPFDRIDRAPEEAARGITINIAHVEYETDTRHYAHVDMPGHADYIKNMVTGAAQLDGAILVVSALDGIMPQTAEHVLLARQVGVDHIVVALNKADAVEDGEDTELIDLVELEVRDLLTEHGYGGDSAPVVRVSGLRALAGDPRWTASVDALLDAVDTYVPMPERYLDAPFLLPVENVLTITGRGTVVTGAVERGTLRLGDRVQVLGAEADADTVVTGIETFGKPMGEAQAGDNVALLLRGVPRDAVRRGHVVVAPGSVLPSRRFTAQVYVLSGREGGRTTPVSTGYRPQFYIRTADVVGNVDLGQIPVAWPGDTVGMTVELGRGVPLEPGLGFAIREGGRTVGAGTVTAVL comes from the coding sequence ATGCCCAAGACCGCTTACGTACGGACCAAACCACACCTGAACATCGGCACCATGGGGCACGTCGACCATGGCAAGACCACCCTGACCGCCGCCATCACCAAGGTCCTCGCCGACCGCGGCAACGGCACGTTCGTGCCGTTCGACCGCATCGACCGCGCCCCGGAGGAGGCCGCGCGCGGCATCACCATCAACATCGCGCACGTCGAGTACGAGACCGACACCCGGCACTACGCGCACGTCGACATGCCGGGCCACGCCGACTACATCAAGAACATGGTCACCGGCGCCGCACAGCTCGACGGGGCGATCCTCGTCGTCTCCGCGCTCGACGGGATCATGCCGCAGACCGCCGAACACGTGCTGCTCGCCCGGCAGGTGGGCGTCGACCACATCGTGGTCGCGCTCAACAAGGCCGACGCCGTCGAGGACGGCGAGGACACCGAGCTCATCGACCTCGTCGAACTGGAGGTCCGCGACCTGCTCACCGAGCACGGCTACGGCGGCGACTCCGCGCCCGTCGTCAGGGTGTCGGGGCTGCGGGCCCTGGCCGGCGACCCGCGCTGGACGGCGTCCGTCGACGCCCTGCTCGACGCGGTCGACACCTATGTGCCCATGCCCGAGCGGTATCTGGACGCGCCGTTCCTGCTGCCCGTGGAGAACGTGCTCACCATCACCGGCCGCGGGACGGTCGTGACCGGCGCCGTGGAACGGGGGACGCTCCGCCTCGGGGACCGGGTCCAGGTGCTCGGTGCCGAAGCCGACGCCGACACGGTGGTGACCGGCATCGAGACCTTCGGCAAGCCGATGGGGGAGGCGCAGGCCGGGGACAACGTGGCACTGCTGCTGCGCGGGGTGCCCCGGGACGCCGTCCGGCGCGGACACGTGGTGGTGGCGCCGGGGAGCGTGCTGCCCAGCCGGCGGTTCACGGCGCAGGTGTACGTCCTGTCCGGGCGCGAGGGCGGCCGGACGACACCCGTCTCGACCGGGTACCGGCCGCAGTTCTACATCCGCACGGCGGACGTCGTCGGCAACGTGGACCTGGGGCAGATCCCGGTCGCGTGGCCCGGTGACACGGTCGGCATGACCGTCGAACTCGGTCGCGGGGTACCGCTGGAGCCGGGTCTCGGTTTCGCCATCCGCGAGGGCGGCCGCACCGTCGGAGCGGGAACCGTGACAGCCGTCCTGTGA
- a CDS encoding spermidine synthase, producing the protein MGRRHNGTVNDEPVPVSRAVDHGTAKLMPDVDRERAWLLTVDGAPQSYVDLDEPTHLEFEYARRLGHVLDTAAETGRPLEVVHLGGGALTLPRYLAATRPGSRQDVVEFDRGLLEMIVEHLPVPPGTGIALHAADARAWLEAAPDGSADALVADVFGGSRVPAHLTSLACTREAARVLRGDGVYLANLADAAPFGFLRSQLANLAAVFGELALIAEPAVLRGRRFGNAVLVAAHHPLDVAGLARRTASDAFPARVEHGPGLRRFIGDARPVRDEDAVPSPQPPEGAFGIG; encoded by the coding sequence ATGGGCCGCAGGCACAATGGGACGGTGAACGACGAGCCCGTACCCGTCTCCCGCGCCGTCGACCACGGCACCGCCAAGCTGATGCCCGACGTCGACCGGGAGCGCGCCTGGCTGCTCACCGTCGACGGCGCGCCGCAGTCGTACGTCGACCTGGACGAGCCGACGCATCTGGAGTTCGAGTACGCGCGGCGCCTCGGACATGTCCTGGACACCGCCGCCGAGACTGGGCGCCCCCTGGAGGTCGTGCATCTCGGCGGCGGTGCGCTCACCCTGCCGCGGTACCTGGCCGCGACCCGGCCGGGTTCCCGGCAGGACGTCGTCGAGTTCGACCGCGGTCTGCTGGAGATGATCGTCGAGCACCTGCCGGTCCCTCCCGGAACCGGCATCGCGCTGCACGCCGCCGACGCGCGGGCCTGGCTGGAAGCGGCGCCGGACGGCTCGGCCGACGCGCTGGTCGCCGACGTCTTCGGCGGCTCGCGTGTCCCCGCCCATCTGACGTCCCTCGCCTGCACCCGGGAAGCAGCACGGGTCCTGCGCGGCGACGGCGTCTATCTGGCGAACCTCGCCGACGCGGCGCCCTTCGGCTTCCTGCGGTCCCAACTCGCGAACCTCGCCGCGGTTTTCGGGGAACTCGCCCTCATCGCCGAGCCGGCCGTGCTGCGCGGACGACGGTTCGGCAACGCGGTGCTCGTCGCCGCGCACCACCCGCTCGACGTGGCCGGCCTCGCCCGCCGCACCGCCTCCGACGCGTTCCCGGCCCGGGTCGAGCACGGCCCCGGGCTGCGCCGCTTCATCGGCGACGCACGCCCGGTGCGGGACGAGGACGCCGTACCGTCACCGCAGCCGCCCGAGGGCGCGTTCGGCATCGGCTGA
- a CDS encoding DUF4442 domain-containing protein — translation MSIGEMLAATVPMARTLHLEFLEAGPEKAVVALPDQGEFHNHVGGPHAGAMFTLGESASGAIVLAAFGDQLGRAVPLAVGAEITYRKLAMGAVTATATLGRPAAEVVAQLDAGERPEFPVTIEIRRADGAVTGEMTVIWTLRPNG, via the coding sequence ATGTCCATCGGCGAGATGCTCGCCGCCACGGTGCCCATGGCCCGGACCCTGCACCTCGAGTTCCTCGAGGCCGGTCCGGAGAAGGCCGTGGTCGCCCTGCCCGACCAGGGCGAGTTCCACAACCACGTGGGCGGGCCGCACGCCGGGGCGATGTTCACGCTCGGGGAGTCCGCCAGCGGCGCGATCGTCCTCGCCGCGTTCGGCGACCAGCTCGGCCGCGCCGTGCCGCTGGCCGTCGGCGCCGAGATCACCTACCGGAAGCTGGCCATGGGCGCCGTCACGGCTACCGCCACCCTCGGCCGCCCGGCCGCCGAGGTCGTCGCGCAACTCGACGCGGGGGAGCGGCCGGAGTTCCCCGTGACGATCGAGATCCGGCGCGCCGACGGGGCCGTGACGGGTGAGATGACGGTGATCTGGACCCTGCGCCCCAACGGCTGA
- the galU gene encoding UTP--glucose-1-phosphate uridylyltransferase GalU, whose amino-acid sequence MSAPHSAPRVRKAVVPAAGLGTRFLPATKATPKEMLPVVDKPAIQYVVEEAAAAGLDDVLMVTGRRKRAIEDHFDHAFELEQALAAKGDTVRLDAVRDPARLADIHHIRQGDPLGLGHAVLCARNHVGDQPFAVLLGDDLIDPRETLLSRMLEIRERYAGSVVALMEVPPEQVHLYGCAAVEPSGEDGVVRVTGLVEKPAPEDAPSRYAVIGRYVLDPAVFGVLERTGPGRGGEIQLTDALQELAAAGTVHGVVFSGRRYDTGDKADYLRTVVRLACDRRDLGPEFVAWLKEFVADLETGGAKEDPEKDTDGATDGNAAGEAAGDRLAA is encoded by the coding sequence ATGAGCGCCCCCCACTCCGCACCCCGTGTCCGCAAGGCGGTCGTCCCGGCCGCCGGCCTCGGCACCCGATTCCTGCCGGCCACCAAGGCGACGCCGAAGGAGATGCTGCCGGTGGTCGACAAGCCGGCCATCCAGTACGTCGTCGAAGAGGCGGCCGCCGCCGGTCTCGACGACGTCCTGATGGTCACGGGCCGCCGCAAACGGGCCATCGAGGACCACTTCGACCACGCCTTCGAGCTCGAGCAGGCGCTCGCCGCCAAGGGCGACACCGTGCGGCTGGACGCCGTGCGCGACCCCGCCCGGCTCGCCGACATCCACCACATCCGCCAGGGCGACCCGCTGGGCCTCGGTCACGCGGTGCTGTGCGCCCGCAACCACGTCGGCGACCAGCCGTTCGCGGTGCTGCTCGGCGACGACCTCATCGACCCCCGGGAGACGCTCCTCAGCAGGATGCTCGAGATCCGCGAGCGGTACGCCGGCAGTGTGGTGGCCCTCATGGAGGTCCCGCCCGAGCAGGTCCACCTCTACGGCTGCGCGGCCGTGGAGCCGTCCGGCGAGGACGGGGTGGTGCGTGTCACCGGCCTGGTGGAGAAGCCCGCCCCCGAGGACGCCCCGAGCCGGTACGCGGTCATCGGGCGGTACGTCCTCGACCCGGCCGTCTTCGGCGTCCTGGAGCGCACCGGGCCCGGGCGCGGCGGCGAGATCCAGCTCACCGACGCCCTCCAGGAGCTTGCGGCGGCCGGCACGGTGCACGGCGTGGTCTTCTCCGGTCGTCGCTACGACACGGGCGACAAGGCGGACTACCTGCGCACGGTCGTCCGTCTGGCCTGCGACCGGCGCGACCTGGGACCGGAGTTCGTCGCCTGGCTCAAGGAGTTCGTGGCGGACCTGGAAACCGGCGGGGCAAAGGAGGACCCGGAGAAGGACACGGACGGAGCCACGGACGGCAACGCGGCCGGCGAAGCGGCCGGCGATCGGCTGGCGGCCTGA
- a CDS encoding RICIN domain-containing protein — protein MQSPNPPRPPHPPRPGWTPGDSDPQLAARLADRPAHGDARAGAVALLFARHWRAAHAYATVCLAGTEDTARLVAAAAFHEVLGKLTDGRTGGALRPQLLVAVRETVREWAGADGVADVLPELRKTVGGRGLRAARPVTAERRQLAERSFQSLPAASQCLLWHTEVEAEPITVPAGLSGVDVISATAALEQARQQFRAGCVRAHRELAPTSECRFYNRLLDIPLRRGGTLLPDVRQHLAHCRFCRHAAEQLSHFDDGLDVLLAETVLGWGARRYLDSRPGRRAAADAPARPAAERPPVANGRHRTTSAGLLDLPGRRHKAVLVGVGLASLALVATVFAARSWSDGNGVPAPGATWGAPVGGAGTSATGARGPAGGPGHPSPSGSPSAASASRSAEVAHGTLRSPDTDLCLEPAGGRARAGAAMVLAGCSQAAAQQWSYEEDGLLRSAADPTLCLAADPGRRTTALVNCLVHAGETFFDLTVRGELLLRRDDTLVVAPAAGERGAPAVVAERDGSGGQRWVFDTAGGAPGAPGPELRNPAAPAAPGTPGAPGVPAPRGDRRLVPDADPAPAGTAPAVPESGTRVAQVQCCDRPADPAGPTFPATLLDALPAAPAQVSDALGNVVTDVTKPLGG, from the coding sequence GTGCAATCCCCCAACCCCCCACGCCCGCCCCACCCGCCCCGCCCCGGCTGGACCCCCGGCGATTCCGATCCCCAACTCGCCGCCCGGCTGGCCGACCGGCCCGCCCACGGAGACGCACGGGCCGGCGCGGTCGCCCTGCTCTTCGCCCGCCACTGGCGCGCGGCCCACGCCTACGCCACCGTCTGCCTCGCAGGCACCGAGGACACGGCCCGACTCGTGGCCGCCGCCGCGTTCCACGAGGTGCTCGGCAAGCTCACGGACGGACGTACCGGCGGCGCCCTGCGTCCCCAACTCCTCGTAGCCGTACGGGAGACGGTCCGGGAATGGGCCGGCGCCGACGGAGTGGCCGACGTTCTGCCGGAGCTCCGCAAAACCGTCGGAGGCCGCGGACTGCGCGCCGCGCGGCCGGTGACCGCGGAAAGGCGGCAACTCGCCGAGCGGTCTTTCCAGTCGCTTCCGGCCGCCTCCCAATGCCTCTTGTGGCACACCGAGGTGGAGGCGGAACCCATAACCGTACCGGCCGGTCTGTCCGGTGTGGACGTCATCAGTGCGACGGCAGCACTGGAACAGGCGCGGCAACAATTCCGGGCGGGCTGTGTCCGTGCCCACCGCGAACTCGCGCCCACGAGCGAATGCCGCTTCTACAACCGTCTCCTCGACATTCCCCTGCGCCGCGGCGGAACCCTGCTCCCCGATGTGCGGCAGCATCTCGCGCACTGCCGCTTCTGCCGGCACGCCGCCGAACAGCTCAGCCATTTCGACGACGGACTGGACGTGCTGCTCGCCGAGACCGTGCTCGGCTGGGGAGCCCGCCGCTACCTCGACTCGCGCCCCGGGCGCAGGGCCGCGGCCGACGCGCCGGCCCGGCCCGCCGCGGAACGCCCGCCCGTCGCGAACGGCCGGCACCGCACCACCTCCGCGGGACTGCTGGACCTGCCGGGCCGACGGCACAAAGCCGTGCTGGTGGGCGTGGGCCTGGCCTCCCTCGCCCTGGTCGCGACCGTGTTCGCGGCCAGGAGCTGGTCCGACGGCAACGGTGTCCCCGCTCCCGGGGCCACCTGGGGCGCGCCCGTCGGCGGGGCCGGCACCTCGGCCACCGGCGCACGGGGCCCGGCCGGCGGCCCCGGCCACCCCTCGCCCTCCGGATCGCCGTCGGCCGCCTCCGCGTCCCGGTCCGCCGAGGTCGCGCACGGCACGCTGCGCAGCCCGGACACGGACCTCTGCCTCGAACCCGCCGGTGGCCGAGCCCGGGCCGGTGCGGCGATGGTGCTCGCGGGGTGCTCGCAGGCCGCGGCCCAGCAGTGGTCGTACGAGGAGGACGGGCTGCTGCGCAGCGCGGCCGACCCGACGCTCTGCCTGGCGGCCGACCCGGGGCGACGGACGACCGCACTGGTCAACTGCCTGGTGCACGCGGGCGAGACGTTCTTCGACCTGACGGTCCGTGGCGAGCTCCTGCTGCGCCGGGACGACACTCTGGTCGTCGCTCCCGCAGCCGGTGAGCGCGGCGCGCCCGCGGTCGTCGCCGAGCGGGACGGTTCCGGCGGTCAGCGGTGGGTGTTCGACACCGCCGGCGGAGCGCCCGGGGCGCCTGGTCCGGAGCTGCGGAATCCGGCGGCTCCGGCCGCTCCCGGCACACCCGGCGCCCCCGGCGTCCCGGCGCCGCGCGGCGACCGGCGCCTCGTCCCCGACGCCGATCCGGCGCCTGCCGGAACCGCTCCGGCCGTACCGGAGTCCGGGACGAGGGTGGCGCAGGTGCAGTGCTGCGACCGGCCCGCCGACCCGGCCGGGCCGACGTTCCCGGCCACGCTCCTCGATGCCCTCCCGGCGGCGCCCGCCCAGGTGTCCGACGCGCTGGGGAACGTCGTCACGGACGTGACGAAGCCCCTCGGCGGCTGA
- a CDS encoding DedA family protein: protein MHVQEWLDTVPAAAVYAVVGLVIGLESLGIPLPGEIVLVSAALLSSQHGGINPVVLGACATAGAVVGDSIGYAIGRKGGRPLLAWLGAKFPRHFSEGHIATAERSFEKWGMWAVFFGRFVALLRIFAGPLAGVLHMPYWKFLTANVLGGIAWAGGTTAVIYYVGVVAESWLKKFSYLGLVVAVLIGLTSMLIIKRKAKKMQSTPRETEPEPVPAAD from the coding sequence GTGCACGTGCAGGAATGGCTCGACACGGTGCCCGCGGCCGCCGTCTACGCGGTGGTCGGCCTGGTCATCGGACTCGAGAGCCTCGGCATCCCGCTGCCGGGCGAGATCGTCCTGGTCTCGGCCGCGTTGCTGTCCTCACAGCACGGCGGGATCAACCCCGTGGTCCTCGGCGCGTGCGCCACCGCGGGCGCCGTCGTCGGCGACTCCATCGGCTACGCCATCGGCCGCAAGGGCGGACGCCCGCTGCTCGCCTGGCTCGGCGCGAAGTTCCCCAGGCACTTCAGTGAAGGGCACATCGCCACCGCCGAGCGGTCCTTCGAGAAGTGGGGCATGTGGGCCGTGTTCTTCGGCCGCTTCGTCGCCCTGCTGCGGATCTTCGCCGGCCCGCTCGCGGGCGTGCTGCACATGCCGTACTGGAAGTTCCTGACCGCCAACGTCCTCGGCGGCATCGCGTGGGCGGGCGGCACGACGGCCGTCATCTACTACGTGGGCGTCGTCGCGGAGTCCTGGCTGAAGAAGTTCTCCTACCTGGGCCTCGTGGTGGCGGTGCTGATCGGCCTGACGTCGATGCTGATCATCAAGCGCAAGGCGAAGAAGATGCAGAGCACTCCGCGAGAGACCGAACCGGAGCCGGTGCCCGCCGCCGACTAG
- a CDS encoding gamma carbonic anhydrase family protein, producing MTHRALIVGIGGREPKVDAGAFVAPTASVIGDVTLEAGASLWYGAVVRGDVERITVRADANIQDNVTLHADPGFPVTIGERVSVGHNAVVHGATVGDDCLIGMGATVLNGAVIGAGSLVAAQALVPQGMEVPPGSLVAGVPAKVRRELSEEERQGVTLNGTLYADLAKAHSEIHE from the coding sequence ATGACGCACAGGGCGCTGATCGTGGGCATCGGCGGCAGGGAACCGAAGGTCGACGCGGGGGCGTTCGTGGCGCCGACCGCCTCGGTGATCGGGGACGTGACGCTGGAGGCGGGCGCGAGCCTCTGGTACGGGGCCGTCGTCCGGGGCGATGTGGAGCGGATCACCGTCCGGGCGGACGCCAACATCCAGGACAACGTGACGCTGCACGCCGACCCCGGCTTTCCCGTGACGATCGGGGAGCGGGTGTCCGTCGGCCACAACGCCGTGGTGCACGGGGCGACGGTCGGCGACGACTGCCTCATCGGGATGGGGGCGACGGTCCTCAACGGGGCGGTGATCGGGGCGGGTTCGCTGGTCGCCGCGCAGGCGCTCGTGCCCCAGGGGATGGAGGTCCCGCCGGGGTCGCTGGTGGCGGGGGTGCCCGCCAAGGTGAGGCGGGAGTTGAGCGAGGAGGAGCGGCAGGGCGTGACCCTGAACGGCACGCTGTACGCGGACCTGGCGAAGGCCCACTCGGAGATCCACGAGTAG
- a CDS encoding acyltransferase: MAAPRAEYGERVPKPWNTFSSWRRRQVQRAVHAGWAWVQRTGSVTAEHPGRFRFGSMGRGTRLAFPLGTVFGEPWIHLGAHCIVGEQVTLTAGLMPDLDLGPDPILRLGDGVVLGRGSHVIADTTVTIGSDCYFGPYVYVTSTNHSYDDPHEPIGKQWPRMEPVEIGPGCWIGTGAVILPGARIGRNVVVAAGAVVRGTVPDHAVVAGAPAKVVRRWTPAEGWQPPLRTPAPVPIPDGVTSDQLVALSGLDEETAAALARLEP, translated from the coding sequence ATGGCCGCACCGCGCGCTGAGTACGGTGAGCGGGTGCCGAAGCCCTGGAACACGTTCTCATCATGGCGGCGCCGACAGGTGCAGCGCGCCGTCCACGCGGGCTGGGCCTGGGTCCAGCGCACGGGCTCCGTCACCGCCGAGCATCCCGGACGCTTCCGCTTCGGTTCGATGGGCCGGGGCACCCGGCTGGCCTTCCCGCTCGGCACGGTCTTCGGGGAGCCCTGGATCCACCTCGGCGCCCACTGCATCGTCGGCGAGCAGGTCACCCTGACCGCCGGCCTGATGCCCGACCTGGACCTCGGACCCGACCCGATCCTGCGCCTCGGCGACGGCGTGGTGCTCGGCCGGGGCAGCCATGTCATCGCCGACACGACGGTCACCATCGGCAGCGACTGCTACTTCGGTCCGTACGTGTACGTCACGTCCACGAACCACTCCTACGACGATCCGCACGAGCCCATCGGCAAGCAGTGGCCCCGCATGGAGCCCGTCGAGATCGGCCCGGGGTGCTGGATCGGCACGGGCGCCGTGATCCTGCCGGGCGCGCGGATCGGACGCAACGTCGTCGTCGCGGCCGGGGCGGTGGTGCGCGGCACGGTCCCGGACCACGCCGTCGTCGCGGGGGCGCCCGCCAAGGTCGTACGGCGCTGGACGCCCGCCGAGGGCTGGCAGCCGCCGCTGCGCACCCCGGCGCCGGTGCCGATCCCGGACGGGGTCACCTCGGACCAGCTGGTCGCACTGTCGGGACTGGACGAGGAGACGGCGGCCGCGCTGGCCCGGCTGGAGCCGTAG
- a CDS encoding DMT family transporter has protein sequence MTALFALATSLLWGLADFGGGLLTRRVPALTVVVVSQSIAAAALGAIVVATGGWSETGPRLWFAVAAGLVGPVALLSFYQALALGPMGVVSPLATLSVAVPVSVGLILGERPGLVQVAGIAVAVVGVVLAGGPQLRSAPVQRRAVLLTLVAALGFGTVFVLITEASTTVTGLFLALFVQRVTNVAAGGAALYVAVRRGSPALPEGGLSWTSLPAYGFVGCADVAANGTYAVAAQHGPVTVAAVLASLYPVVTALAARGFLRERLRAVQAAGAGLALVGTLLLAAG, from the coding sequence GTGACAGCACTCTTCGCCCTGGCCACCAGCCTTCTGTGGGGACTGGCGGACTTCGGCGGCGGGCTGCTCACCCGTCGGGTCCCGGCACTCACCGTGGTCGTCGTGTCGCAGTCGATCGCGGCAGCCGCCCTCGGTGCGATCGTCGTCGCCACCGGCGGCTGGAGCGAGACCGGTCCCCGCCTGTGGTTCGCGGTCGCGGCCGGGCTGGTGGGCCCGGTCGCCCTGCTGTCCTTCTACCAGGCGCTGGCGCTCGGCCCCATGGGAGTCGTCTCCCCGCTGGCCACCCTGAGCGTGGCCGTGCCGGTCTCCGTCGGGCTGATCCTCGGCGAGCGGCCGGGGCTCGTCCAGGTCGCGGGCATCGCGGTCGCGGTGGTCGGCGTCGTCCTGGCGGGCGGCCCGCAGCTGAGGAGCGCCCCCGTGCAGCGGCGGGCCGTCCTGCTCACGCTCGTCGCGGCGCTCGGCTTCGGCACGGTCTTCGTCCTGATCACCGAGGCGTCCACGACGGTCACCGGCCTGTTCCTCGCCCTGTTCGTGCAGCGCGTGACCAACGTGGCCGCAGGAGGTGCGGCGTTGTACGTCGCCGTCCGGCGGGGGTCGCCCGCGCTTCCCGAGGGCGGGCTGTCGTGGACCTCGCTGCCGGCCTACGGGTTCGTCGGGTGTGCCGATGTCGCAGCCAACGGCACCTACGCCGTCGCCGCCCAGCACGGCCCGGTCACGGTGGCCGCCGTGCTCGCCTCGCTCTATCCCGTGGTGACCGCCCTCGCCGCGCGCGGATTCCTGCGGGAGCGGCTGCGCGCGGTCCAGGCGGCGGGCGCGGGACTGGCCCTGGTGGGCACGCTGCTGCTGGCGGCGGGGTGA
- a CDS encoding helix-turn-helix domain-containing protein, with the protein MSDLDLLTASLARNVKRWRTERGFTLDALAARAGVSRGMLIQIEQARTNPSLGTVVKIGDALGVSITTLLDYEQGPKVRIVPAEQAVRLWHTDAGSYSRLLAGTEAPGPLEMWDWRLMPGESSGSDPHPSGTVEIAHVTAGELTLAVDGTEYRVPAGASVTFEANAAHMYGNRGDVPMEMVLTVSVPPPVH; encoded by the coding sequence GTGTCGGACCTCGACCTGCTGACGGCGTCCTTGGCGCGCAACGTCAAGCGCTGGCGCACCGAGCGCGGATTCACCCTGGACGCGCTCGCCGCCCGCGCCGGTGTCAGCCGCGGCATGCTCATCCAGATCGAGCAGGCCCGCACCAATCCCAGCCTCGGCACCGTCGTCAAGATCGGCGACGCGCTCGGGGTCAGCATCACCACCCTGCTCGACTACGAACAGGGCCCGAAGGTCCGTATCGTCCCCGCCGAACAGGCGGTGCGGCTGTGGCACACCGACGCGGGCAGCTACAGCCGGCTGCTCGCGGGCACGGAGGCGCCCGGCCCGCTGGAGATGTGGGACTGGCGGCTTATGCCCGGCGAGAGCAGCGGCTCGGACCCGCATCCGTCCGGCACGGTCGAGATCGCCCATGTCACGGCCGGTGAACTCACCCTCGCCGTGGACGGCACGGAGTACCGCGTCCCGGCCGGCGCGAGCGTCACCTTCGAGGCCAACGCCGCCCACATGTACGGCAACCGGGGCGACGTCCCGATGGAGATGGTGCTGACCGTCTCGGTGCCGCCGCCCGTGCACTGA